One genomic region from Chloroflexota bacterium encodes:
- a CDS encoding IMP dehydrogenase, with protein MAAVSDRFAREGLTFDDVTLVPGRSSVLPTEVSTATHLTPEIGLRIPIVSAAMDTVTEARLAIAMAREGGIGIIHRNFSIEEQAREVDTVKRSQSGMIVDPITLEPSRPLADAVEIMERYHISGVPITENGKLVGILTNRDIRFQVDLDQEIGGLMTRQGLITVPLGTTLEEAKEILHRHRIEKLPVVDEEGRLRGL; from the coding sequence ATGGCGGCGGTGAGCGACAGGTTTGCGCGCGAGGGGCTGACATTTGACGACGTGACCCTGGTGCCGGGCCGATCGTCCGTGCTGCCGACCGAAGTATCGACCGCGACCCACCTCACCCCCGAAATCGGGCTCCGTATCCCCATCGTTTCCGCTGCCATGGACACCGTCACGGAGGCGCGCCTGGCGATCGCGATGGCCCGCGAGGGGGGCATCGGCATCATCCATCGCAACTTCTCCATCGAGGAGCAGGCGCGCGAGGTCGATACGGTCAAGCGAAGCCAATCCGGCATGATCGTGGACCCGATCACCCTCGAGCCCAGCCGACCGTTGGCCGACGCCGTCGAGATCATGGAACGCTATCACATCAGCGGCGTGCCGATTACGGAAAATGGCAAGCTCGTCGGCATCCTGACGAATCGGGACATTCGCTTCCAGGTGGATCTCGATCAGGAAATCGGCGGCCTGATGACTCGCCAGGGCCTCATCACCGTGCCGCTCGGCACCACGTTGGAAGAGGCGAAAGAGATCCTGCACCGCCACCGCATCGAGAAGCTCCCCGTCGTGGATGAGGAGGGCCGACTGCGGGGCCT
- a CDS encoding class II aldolase/adducin family protein, whose translation MIETFRDLGRDMFLTGLVSSHTGTMSVRTNGMMTMSRRGAMLGRLAAEDLIEFDVDGDAPEDAPDDAIVHQAIYRGTDALAVIYARPPATMALALVEDRLSPANGEGAEMLGSAPVLISQRAITSSDVAQLVARTLRENRVAALRGQGVFARGADLKDALHMVSLLDEMCRVVQIFRTLSREEAQPAAREWHERQNSLSPYRDRSKSDGAPGRRPPTHTAPSRGTNVGPRRGDGAGPRQPTDPRNGGGRRPRGPHR comes from the coding sequence GTGATCGAGACGTTCCGAGACCTGGGTCGCGACATGTTCCTAACCGGGCTCGTCAGCTCGCACACGGGAACGATGAGCGTGCGAACCAACGGAATGATGACGATGTCCCGACGCGGCGCGATGCTGGGCCGGCTGGCCGCGGAGGACCTCATCGAGTTTGACGTCGATGGGGATGCCCCGGAAGACGCGCCCGACGACGCGATCGTCCACCAGGCCATCTATCGAGGCACCGATGCCCTCGCGGTCATCTATGCTCGACCGCCGGCCACCATGGCCCTCGCGCTCGTCGAAGACCGCCTGTCCCCGGCCAACGGGGAGGGAGCGGAGATGCTCGGCAGCGCGCCCGTGCTGATTTCGCAGCGCGCCATCACGTCGTCCGACGTCGCGCAGCTCGTCGCCCGGACCCTGCGGGAGAATCGCGTCGCCGCGCTCCGCGGGCAGGGAGTATTCGCGCGCGGCGCCGACCTGAAGGACGCGCTTCATATGGTGTCGCTCCTGGACGAGATGTGCCGCGTTGTCCAGATCTTCCGTACCCTCTCGCGGGAAGAGGCGCAGCCAGCGGCGCGCGAATGGCACGAACGCCAGAACTCGCTGAGTCCTTACCGAGACCGCTCGAAGAGCGACGGAGCGCCCGGACGCCGGCCGCCGACGCATACAGCCCCATCGCGCGGAACGAACGTCGGACCGCGACGGGGAGATGGCGCCGGCCCCCGCCAGCCGACGGACCCGCGCAATGGCGGCGGGCGACGCCCCCGAGGGCCGCACCGGTAG
- a CDS encoding MFS transporter — translation MSRARVVDPIGSAFSALAVRDFRYLFASNFSSQIGIWIQQVAQGWLAFQITGSATFLGLVAASRAIPNLLLTLPGGVLADRWDRRRIIATSQFVLMGNALTLFFLVTTDRIQPWHLMLIACVGGIADSANMPARQSLAPQLAGRARIANAIALNSISFNISRILGPSLAGLILAQWGIGPCYAVQAGLLVVAMGWVTRIGPAGGRLDRDEPDRASIWANLIEGVQYIKTSAPIRGVMAIAIIPIYLEIVYSQLLPVFADVVLDVGGPGLAKMVTAVGIGSMVGAFITAALSTHPRKGMIMMSVGMFSGVALIVFATSRAMPTALIALAVTGLTQAITMAMGQTIVNLMVANQFRGRVMAIYQMLWSSSPLAMVPAGWTTDHFGPSITVLISGILVVAFFAVSSRRTGVVRDFSEQAFRPPSPAPSDVG, via the coding sequence ATGTCCCGCGCCCGCGTCGTCGACCCCATCGGGTCGGCCTTCTCCGCCCTCGCCGTTCGCGACTTCCGATATCTCTTCGCCAGCAACTTCTCGAGCCAGATTGGCATCTGGATCCAGCAGGTGGCGCAGGGCTGGCTGGCCTTTCAGATCACCGGTTCCGCGACGTTTCTCGGACTGGTCGCCGCATCCCGCGCCATCCCGAATCTGCTCCTCACGCTTCCGGGCGGCGTCCTCGCCGATCGCTGGGACCGGCGCCGGATCATCGCGACAAGCCAGTTCGTGCTGATGGGCAATGCCCTCACGCTGTTCTTCCTCGTCACGACGGATCGCATCCAGCCCTGGCACCTCATGCTCATCGCCTGCGTGGGCGGCATCGCGGACTCGGCGAATATGCCGGCGCGGCAGTCCCTCGCCCCGCAGCTCGCCGGCCGCGCGCGGATCGCCAACGCGATCGCCCTCAACTCGATCTCCTTCAACATCTCGCGCATCCTGGGGCCGTCGCTCGCCGGACTGATCCTCGCGCAGTGGGGCATCGGCCCGTGCTACGCGGTCCAGGCCGGCCTGCTCGTCGTGGCGATGGGGTGGGTCACCCGCATCGGCCCCGCCGGTGGCAGGCTGGATCGGGACGAGCCGGACCGTGCTTCGATCTGGGCGAACCTCATCGAGGGTGTTCAGTACATCAAGACGTCCGCGCCCATCCGCGGCGTCATGGCCATCGCCATCATCCCGATCTACCTGGAGATCGTGTACTCGCAGCTCCTGCCTGTGTTCGCGGATGTGGTGCTCGACGTCGGCGGGCCCGGGTTGGCGAAGATGGTTACCGCGGTTGGAATTGGTTCGATGGTTGGCGCCTTCATCACTGCCGCGCTCAGCACTCACCCGCGGAAGGGCATGATCATGATGAGCGTCGGGATGTTCTCCGGCGTCGCCCTCATCGTCTTTGCCACGTCGCGCGCGATGCCCACGGCGCTCATCGCCCTCGCGGTGACCGGTCTGACGCAGGCCATCACCATGGCGATGGGCCAAACCATCGTGAACCTCATGGTGGCGAATCAGTTTCGCGGTCGGGTGATGGCGATCTACCAGATGCTGTGGAGCTCGTCGCCGCTCGCCATGGTGCCGGCGGGGTGGACGACTGACCACTTTGGTCCGTCGATCACCGTCCTAATTTCGGGCATCCTCGTCGTCGCGTTCTTCGCGGTCAGCTCCCGTCGGACCGGCGTCGTGCGGGACTTCAGCGAGCAAGCGTTTCGGCCACCCAGCCCCGCGCCGTCCGACGTTGGATAA
- a CDS encoding LLM class flavin-dependent oxidoreductase codes for MLDFALWDAVASAESSADVADVYEEHIRLAQRIEELGWHSYFVIEHQSAGTITAPSVYLTAVARATSRLRFGAMIWQLPFYHPIRLAEEVAMLDQLSHGRVEFGTGTGVHEHEFLRWGVNYYERASMAEEVLTIVKMAWTQDEVTYDGKYFHLDEVIPRPKPYQRPHPPIWAAVHSESSVEYAARHNYNIAKNLDTDEVVERKFNLYRKVWHESGHSGPMPRIFLMRQVHVAETDEKAHEQARQYLATGTVRVGGGPIAGTRIGWGSHPRGMGADSEKPDAVARAATMAEAARSYEFNIEHGLALVGSPETVVRQLEAGQRRLGYDLFCANHQIGRMPKGLVDRSIELFGREVIPAFKGVAAEA; via the coding sequence ATGCTCGACTTCGCCCTATGGGACGCGGTTGCGTCCGCGGAGAGCAGCGCCGACGTCGCCGACGTATACGAGGAGCACATTCGGCTGGCCCAGCGCATCGAAGAGCTGGGATGGCACTCGTATTTTGTCATCGAGCATCAGAGCGCCGGGACCATCACCGCCCCATCGGTCTATCTGACGGCGGTGGCGCGCGCCACGAGTCGGCTGCGGTTCGGCGCGATGATCTGGCAGCTTCCCTTCTACCACCCCATCCGGCTGGCGGAAGAGGTGGCCATGCTCGACCAGCTTTCCCACGGCCGCGTCGAGTTCGGGACGGGGACCGGCGTCCACGAGCACGAGTTTCTCCGCTGGGGCGTGAACTATTACGAGCGGGCGAGCATGGCGGAGGAAGTGCTGACCATCGTGAAGATGGCCTGGACGCAGGACGAGGTCACATACGACGGCAAGTACTTCCACCTCGACGAGGTGATTCCCCGGCCCAAGCCCTACCAGCGGCCGCATCCGCCCATCTGGGCGGCCGTGCACAGCGAGAGCTCCGTCGAGTACGCGGCGCGCCACAACTACAACATCGCCAAGAACCTCGACACCGACGAGGTGGTCGAGCGGAAGTTCAATCTCTACCGCAAGGTGTGGCACGAAAGCGGACACTCCGGGCCGATGCCGCGCATCTTTCTGATGCGCCAGGTCCACGTGGCCGAGACCGACGAGAAGGCCCACGAGCAAGCGCGCCAGTACCTTGCCACCGGCACGGTGCGGGTGGGCGGCGGCCCCATCGCCGGCACGCGGATCGGGTGGGGAAGCCATCCGCGCGGGATGGGCGCGGACAGCGAGAAGCCCGACGCGGTGGCGCGCGCCGCGACCATGGCCGAGGCTGCCCGGAGCTACGAGTTCAACATCGAGCATGGGCTGGCGCTCGTCGGGAGTCCGGAGACCGTGGTGAGACAGCTCGAGGCCGGGCAACGCCGGCTGGGCTACGATCTGTTCTGCGCCAACCACCAGATCGGCCGGATGCCGAAAGGTTTGGTTGACCGATCCATCGAGCTGTTCGGCCGGGAGGTCATCCCCGCGTTCAAGGGTGTCGCGGCGGAAGCGTAG
- a CDS encoding hydroxylase: protein MRQTQTRDDRNAGRARKDPPRSMQPPSERDLTSAVAALAPLVAAHCDADQRDRRLAKPLVAALRASGLLRLWMPRELGGLEADPETVITLLESIAALDGSVGWNFLVGITHGSFGAYLTEEAARTIWGRDPDVIIASSFGPTGRAVVVDGGYRVTGRWSFASGIHQADWLCGGCVIADGDQPRSGSDENPERLLLFFRAEDAEILDTWHTGGLRGTGSQDFTVRDLFVPHGYGFDLLRTTGRVDGPLYRRPFLAEGNLHGVAFAAVALGIARHAIEAFVDLAGGKVPAGRSRTLLRDRPLAQLQVAQAEALVLAARAFLLDATRKAWASILEHGAASDLELARVRLALVHAGESSLRATEMMHRAGGSSAVYAKSALDRCLRDAHAASQHIQMNPEHYFTVGAILLGQSGARRETPPPSSP, encoded by the coding sequence ATGAGGCAGACGCAGACCAGAGACGACCGGAACGCCGGTCGGGCGCGCAAGGACCCACCGAGAAGCATGCAGCCCCCGAGCGAACGCGATCTGACGAGCGCCGTCGCGGCGCTGGCGCCACTGGTGGCTGCGCATTGCGACGCCGACCAGCGCGACCGGCGCTTGGCGAAGCCCCTCGTCGCGGCCCTTCGCGCCTCCGGCCTCTTGCGACTCTGGATGCCCCGCGAGCTCGGGGGGCTCGAAGCGGACCCGGAAACCGTGATCACGCTCCTCGAGTCCATTGCCGCGCTGGATGGCTCCGTCGGGTGGAACTTCCTCGTCGGCATCACCCATGGCTCCTTCGGCGCGTACTTGACGGAGGAGGCAGCCCGCACCATCTGGGGACGAGACCCGGACGTGATCATCGCCAGCAGCTTCGGCCCGACCGGCCGCGCCGTCGTCGTGGATGGTGGCTACCGGGTGACCGGCCGCTGGAGCTTTGCCAGCGGCATCCACCAGGCGGACTGGCTCTGCGGCGGCTGCGTGATCGCCGACGGCGATCAGCCGCGATCGGGCTCGGACGAGAACCCGGAGCGACTCCTCCTGTTCTTCCGCGCCGAGGACGCGGAGATCCTGGACACCTGGCATACCGGCGGGCTCCGCGGAACGGGCAGTCAGGACTTCACGGTTCGGGACCTCTTCGTTCCCCACGGCTACGGGTTCGATTTGCTCCGCACGACCGGCCGCGTTGACGGTCCACTGTATCGCCGACCGTTTCTCGCGGAGGGCAACCTGCACGGCGTGGCCTTCGCGGCGGTCGCGTTGGGGATCGCCCGGCACGCGATCGAGGCCTTCGTCGATCTGGCCGGCGGCAAGGTGCCCGCGGGCCGCTCACGAACGCTCCTGCGGGACCGACCGCTCGCGCAGCTCCAGGTCGCCCAGGCCGAAGCGCTGGTCCTGGCCGCGCGCGCCTTTCTCCTGGATGCGACCCGAAAGGCCTGGGCGTCCATACTGGAGCACGGCGCGGCGAGCGATCTCGAGCTCGCGCGCGTAAGGCTCGCGCTCGTCCACGCCGGCGAGAGCAGCCTAAGGGCCACGGAGATGATGCACCGGGCGGGCGGAAGCAGCGCCGTGTACGCCAAATCCGCGCTCGACCGCTGCCTGCGCGACGCGCACGCGGCATCACAGCACATCCAGATGAACCCGGAACACTACTTCACCGTGGGCGCGATCTTGCTGGGCCAGTCCGGCGCGCGCCGCGAGACGCCTCCGCCCTCCTCCCCCTAA
- a CDS encoding ABC transporter substrate-binding protein, translated as MYAVIRGVVASVALAGLALGACSSPTSSPQARSSATAAPAGASATQRQLVIGFSTEPAQFDRAFGGGSGARRSAYAFDRQAIVDGLYAGKSEPLYFWLPLEDQAWAAVDRAVTKYAYDPARSEALLRDAGWTNSADGLVHNGAGHDLHLQILNESQDIETVFTSSIPTARRSSPRCCPSLDPSRS; from the coding sequence ATGTATGCAGTGATCAGGGGGGTCGTGGCTTCCGTCGCCCTGGCGGGGCTGGCCCTGGGGGCTTGCTCGTCGCCAACCTCTTCGCCCCAGGCGAGGTCCAGCGCGACCGCCGCTCCGGCCGGCGCGTCGGCGACGCAGCGCCAGCTCGTCATCGGCTTCTCGACGGAGCCCGCCCAGTTCGACCGCGCGTTCGGCGGAGGGTCCGGCGCGCGTCGATCCGCTTATGCCTTCGATCGCCAGGCCATCGTGGATGGCCTCTACGCGGGTAAGTCAGAGCCGCTGTACTTCTGGCTTCCCCTCGAGGACCAGGCCTGGGCGGCGGTCGACCGGGCGGTTACGAAGTACGCGTACGATCCGGCGCGATCAGAGGCGCTCCTTCGCGATGCGGGATGGACCAACAGCGCGGACGGGCTCGTCCACAACGGCGCCGGCCACGATCTTCACCTTCAGATCCTCAACGAAAGCCAGGACATCGAAACGGTTTTTACTTCGAGTATTCCCACTGCTCGGCGTTCCAGCCCTCGGTGTTGTCCGTCCCTCGACCCGTCACGTTCTTAA
- a CDS encoding ABC transporter substrate-binding protein: MRARIRLQSAVGLVVVVMLTACQQSALTRPGAAEKNPSAPSAASAPIRVIAVIMGDPPHFEGRFNPNLGSVPGLDTLEEMVNAGMANFNQNGELRPQLATEVPSLDNELWKLLPDGRMETTWKIRPGAVWHDGSPFTADDLQFTVALGQDSDLAGFGNAIYPLIESTAVRDASTFVTTWTGPFVGADTLFTRTRGLPLPKHILEGPYTKDKTSFRDLPYWSDEFVGTGPYKLRELVRGSHAIFDANDAYVLGRPKIDVVEVKFAPDANTMITTLLSGAAEITFGARISIDQALQIQDSWSDGSVIFNPGGWLVAMPQFIDPTPRLLLDVRLRRALLHAINRQVIVDDLLYGKTQIDEAPISPVDKDFKDVQSAIVHYPYDPDRVTQLMTELGYTRGSGGMFLDTSGSRLTIEARTNNQLDTQVKAAEIVTDMWKKAGFDINEVVYGQQRVADREYRNTRPAFEILGFNLPAESFALYHSREIPTADRNWFGQNRTRYSNPDYDALVDEYFVTIPRPARMDVLRKIIHLYTDQLVLLPLAYTTNHVAVGNRFKNVTGRGTDNTEGWNAEQWEYSK; the protein is encoded by the coding sequence ATGCGCGCTCGTATTCGCTTGCAGTCGGCGGTAGGGCTCGTCGTCGTGGTGATGTTGACCGCGTGCCAGCAGTCCGCGCTGACGCGGCCGGGCGCTGCCGAGAAAAACCCCTCCGCTCCCTCAGCGGCGTCCGCGCCAATTCGTGTCATCGCTGTGATCATGGGTGACCCGCCGCACTTCGAGGGGCGTTTCAACCCCAATCTCGGCTCGGTCCCCGGCCTTGACACGCTGGAAGAGATGGTGAACGCCGGCATGGCCAACTTCAACCAGAACGGGGAGCTGCGGCCGCAACTGGCGACGGAGGTGCCCAGCCTGGACAATGAGCTGTGGAAGCTGCTTCCCGACGGCCGCATGGAGACCACGTGGAAGATTCGGCCGGGAGCCGTCTGGCACGATGGTTCTCCCTTCACCGCTGATGATCTCCAGTTCACGGTTGCGCTGGGTCAGGACTCGGATCTGGCGGGCTTCGGCAACGCGATCTATCCCCTGATCGAATCGACCGCCGTTCGAGACGCGAGCACGTTCGTCACCACCTGGACTGGACCGTTTGTCGGGGCGGACACGCTCTTCACCCGCACCCGGGGTCTGCCGCTTCCCAAGCACATTCTCGAAGGGCCCTATACGAAGGACAAGACATCGTTTCGCGACCTGCCGTATTGGAGCGACGAGTTCGTGGGAACCGGCCCATACAAGCTGCGGGAGCTGGTTCGGGGGAGCCACGCGATCTTCGACGCCAACGATGCGTACGTGCTGGGCCGCCCGAAGATCGACGTCGTCGAAGTGAAGTTCGCGCCGGACGCCAACACGATGATCACCACGCTCCTCTCGGGCGCTGCGGAGATCACCTTCGGCGCCCGCATCTCCATCGACCAGGCGCTCCAGATCCAAGACTCGTGGTCCGACGGCTCCGTAATCTTCAATCCTGGCGGCTGGCTCGTGGCCATGCCGCAGTTCATCGATCCCACGCCGCGGCTCCTTCTCGACGTACGCCTGCGCCGGGCGCTGCTGCACGCCATCAACCGTCAAGTCATCGTGGACGATCTGCTCTATGGCAAGACCCAGATCGACGAGGCGCCAATCTCGCCCGTCGACAAGGATTTCAAAGACGTGCAGTCGGCGATCGTCCACTACCCCTACGACCCGGACCGAGTCACGCAGCTCATGACGGAGCTGGGTTACACCCGCGGGTCGGGCGGCATGTTCCTCGACACCTCCGGGAGCCGTCTGACGATCGAGGCGCGCACGAACAATCAGCTCGACACCCAGGTCAAGGCGGCAGAGATCGTGACCGACATGTGGAAGAAGGCCGGTTTCGACATCAACGAGGTCGTCTACGGGCAGCAGCGGGTTGCGGATCGCGAATACCGCAACACGCGACCGGCCTTCGAGATCCTCGGGTTCAATCTCCCGGCGGAGTCGTTCGCGCTCTACCACAGCAGAGAGATCCCGACCGCCGATCGGAACTGGTTTGGCCAGAATCGAACCCGCTACAGCAACCCGGACTACGACGCCCTGGTGGACGAGTACTTTGTGACCATCCCGCGGCCGGCCCGGATGGACGTGCTACGAAAGATCATCCACCTGTACACAGACCAGCTCGTTCTCCTGCCGTTGGCCTATACGACAAACCACGTGGCCGTCGGGAATCGGTTTAAGAACGTGACGGGTCGAGGGACGGACAACACCGAGGGCTGGAACGCCGAGCAGTGGGAATACTCGAAGTAA
- a CDS encoding MBL fold metallo-hydrolase, which translates to MRIALSCAYVLATIVFCGVTPRPVVAQEAPADEPVQVADGVYYFLSQGYISLFVVTPDGVIATDPSGLAGPERPLAYKRAIASVTDQPVRYVVYSHDSADHTTGGDVFADTATFVGHRLGVPKIAARNDSRTPVPTLVVDDHETLTLGGTSVELYYTGRNHTDNSLVLLVPDRRVLFAVDFIPVHSLLFRDLPDYYVGDLAESLRWVDENLDFDILVPGHPPVGGTKDTVREVREYVADLTSAIQRARANGLADNSDGMVAAVRGELEPKYGEWQNFSAWLPLNIAGFIRGWEEQ; encoded by the coding sequence GTGCGAATCGCGCTGAGCTGCGCCTACGTCCTTGCGACAATCGTCTTCTGCGGGGTCACGCCTCGACCCGTTGTCGCGCAGGAGGCGCCGGCGGATGAGCCGGTCCAGGTGGCCGACGGCGTCTACTACTTCCTGAGCCAGGGCTACATCTCGCTGTTCGTTGTCACTCCCGACGGCGTCATTGCCACCGACCCGAGCGGGCTCGCTGGGCCCGAGCGGCCGCTGGCGTATAAGCGGGCCATCGCTTCGGTCACCGACCAGCCAGTTCGTTACGTCGTGTACAGCCATGACTCGGCGGACCATACGACCGGCGGCGATGTGTTTGCCGACACGGCGACCTTTGTCGGGCATCGCCTCGGCGTGCCGAAGATCGCCGCGCGCAACGATTCCCGGACGCCCGTGCCGACCCTCGTCGTGGATGACCACGAAACGCTGACGCTCGGGGGAACCAGCGTCGAGCTGTATTACACGGGGCGAAATCACACGGACAACAGCCTGGTCCTGCTGGTTCCTGATCGACGCGTCCTCTTCGCGGTGGACTTCATCCCGGTCCATTCCCTTCTGTTTCGAGACCTCCCCGATTACTACGTGGGTGACCTGGCCGAATCTCTGCGCTGGGTGGACGAGAACCTGGATTTCGATATTCTGGTCCCTGGCCATCCGCCCGTCGGCGGAACGAAAGATACCGTTCGAGAGGTGCGCGAATACGTGGCTGACCTGACGAGCGCCATCCAGCGAGCGCGGGCGAACGGGCTCGCCGACAACTCCGACGGGATGGTAGCCGCGGTGCGCGGGGAGCTGGAGCCCAAATACGGGGAGTGGCAGAACTTCAGCGCCTGGCTGCCGCTGAACATTGCGGGATTCATTCGCGGGTGGGAGGAGCAGTAG